CACACCTGGTGAATCCGCCTCACCGCCTCGCTGTCGCTGGTGAACAGGAGGATGGCACCGTTTGTAGACAACGATCTCCACGGCGATCTGGTCGTGCTCGATGTGAACCCCGACGAGCCCGTTAGCGCTTGGCAGGTTCGAGCACGATGACCGGAATGCGGCGATTGATCGCACGCGCCTGGTATTCCTCGTAGCCGGAGTAGAGCTTCGTCGCGAGTCTCCAGAGACGGTCGCGCTCGGCACCGTCGGCCTCGCGGGCGACGTACCGCTCG
This genomic stretch from Deltaproteobacteria bacterium harbors:
- a CDS encoding nitroreductase family deazaflavin-dependent oxidoreductase — translated: ERYVAREADGAERDRLWRLATKLYSGYEEYQARAINRRIPVIVLEPAKR